The nucleotide window aacaacCCTAAAAAGATGAAACAGCACACAAGGCAATGTGCAGGTTACTGGAAATGTCAGCCTGGGGAATGGTTTGCCTCCCTCAGATGTTTCCATACAGCAAAGCAGTAACATTTGAAAACAACAGAATGACTTGAACTACTTGAATGATGCATAGTGTTCGCAAAGCCAGGACTATAAGGAGAACTCATGCTCTACGAGACAGGAACACACTGTCACAGTGTCACAGCTGGACTTGATGACAAAGGAAGTCAACAGAAAATAGCAGCCTGCCGCCCTCTGCTGGAGAACTCtgactgtgattttttttttgcctgatttgatttgactgcAAACCGGATCGAAATTGACATAAACAATAATACTTAAAGAAAAAGTGATTGATACCGTAAACTTCATTGGAAAATATTCACAGATGGCGGCCATTTTCCATCgacacgagacaagggagctcagggactccaggttAAAATACAACAAGGAACtctgctgaaataaaaaaaataaaaaaatcttacGTTGAGGCTCTTTAGGTTTGGACTTTCTTCCTCCCATACCTGGAAGATAAAACAGTTGCAGTAAAACTCAGAGCTGAAGATTCTTAAAAAACTTGACTCAACAACTCAGAAGGAAGAacgaaacacacacaagtttaGATTGGCTAACAGCAACGTTTGTTTACTTATTACTACGGACAAAACAGCAAAGTAGTATTTATATCAGTAAAAGCTGGCCAAACCCCAAACTAATACAGCTTAGTTAACAGAATATATGTTAAAATTACAACTAAAGCATGTATCCAGTGAATCAAACTGCAGTTGGAATAACTTGCTGTCTCTGTCGTGTTGCTTGATACATCTTAAACTCACATATCAAAAGTAACGTGTTTCTAAAGCTTCAGTTTAAGGTCAGCTTTCAAAAGTTATATTCTTTTCTATCCCATCAGGAAAAAAACTAATCAAAAGTTGCATTAAAGTCAATCAAACTCAgataaatacacatctgaggaTGAGTGCAAAAGTGACTGAATGAGCCTCAGAGGAGTGAACGTACCTGTTCAGGTAGCGATCAGATAGGTCCGGACAATAACTCTCACATTCATTCTTGTCAGATTTCATGTGAGCGTCATCTGTTGGAAGATCTAAACCCTGCACCGACCTCACACTTTGACGTTACACAACACTGTCTCACACCAAAGggtgtttctcttcttctgtcttttaaGAAGAACAAGGAATCTTAACTTTTAGCCAGCTGGTTGAAACATAAAGCACTTagattttagatatttaatgttaactccagaaatcttgcttgttggctaggtctcagcagatgtgtgtctaacatgagtctggtcctgctggaggtttctgcctgttaaaggaagtttgtccttgccactgtaacttgctaaatgctgcaaagtgctctgctcatggtggattaagatgagatcagactgagtcctgtctgtaagatgggactggatctgatccggtcttgatgttgggtctttgttaataatagaacatagagtatggtcaagacctgctctgtttggaaagagtccgAGGAGAACAAGATGTTGGGATTTGGCTTTGGCAAGgacacacttcctttaacaggcagaaacctccagcaggaccagactcatgttagacacagagagagagagagagagagagagagagagagagggagagagagatgatagtggggagacagttagtagtagttgtagcagctggagtctggcacgtccacagcagcagagatccagaggaacctacgagacaagggagctcagggactccagaaaggtctatggttagtaacttttatGGGACAGGATCAGACAGACAGGataccagtgtgtcagtctaagcctatggcagcatATCTAAGAGCTAGTCCAAGCCTGGGCCAGCTTTTAGCCTTTAAACCTTCCAAACAAGTGAGTTATAAAAACATTCTTCCCCTGTTCGGTGTGTACGATGAGAGAAATGGGCGGTTCACACAGTtttcttgtaccaggctgtaaacgtttttatttctgctgtaaaaaggTGCATTTAACAACGAGATCTCATggtcacttgaggaactgcagcttcaaCATTAGATCCATTTTCTAACCCCAGGAGATTATTGATTTCTACCCGTCTAAATCACTCAGTTGTTCATCTACTTGACAAAAATATATCCGTAAAGTCCAGTGTGAGTGAGGTTTGATTGCAAAGCTACAAAAGCAGAGACACTGAGGTTCAGAAGGAGTCCATTGTTCTCTTGGTGCATTTGTCCTTGTGCCATGCTCTGATTTGTTTCCTCGCTGCGTGTGCTGAGTGTGTCCTGTTTCCTACGTGAAAGCATCCCTGTCAGGTCCGACAGTGAAATGTTGCTGCAGCGCTGACGAATCAAATCTATTTTAAAttggggttgttttttttggatGCAGGTTTGGAGCTTTCCTGAGAGGCAGTGTGGGCGTTCAGTGTTGGCAGGTTTGACTGACAGCTCACCCCAGGTTAGAGGACATCCACCCACCAAATGTAGAGTGGATGCTCCAGTCTCCATCAGGCTTTACAGTCACATCCTGAAAATGACTGCATGGCCTTTTCATACAGCTGGAGGAGGGTGGGTGGAggggagtgagtgtgtgtgtgcagtgtgcatCCAACCGTGGTGAGAGGATAATGGGAAAGCAAAGAGCATCATTACCTCTCTCCATGCTGCTCCATGCTGCTCTGCACtccccttcccctcctcctccaacaGCAAAGAAAAGGCGGAGCAGACGCAGTCATTTTGTCACCTTGGATCTGGACCTGTTCTTACCTTCAAAAATCAACAATGTTTTTATTGCTACGGGCACTCTCTTTTCACCACATGTAAGCTGTAAGCAGCATCTAAAGCAGTGACAGCATGCTCCAAGAAGGTTTTTTAAATTCACCGCAGAGTGCAGAGCCGGCCCAAAGCAGATATGACAGAGCAGACTTTAAAAACGGGCGccattgttttccttttttcgtTAAAGGTCACATTTTTCGCTTGATGACGTCTGTCTAACTTCCTAGTTTTTAACAAGAATTTATTGATAACTACAACGGAGGATAAAAGCCACATTAAGAATTTAAAGAACAGAGATTTGAAGAACAAAGTTGTAATCACTTGAGAAAGAAGTTGTGATTACAGGCTTTGGTTGATCTATACGTTCATTCAGAAGCAGAGGACAGATAGGGGTGAGAGAAGCGAGCTCAGGCTGCAGTTTAAATTTATAAGATGCACTTATCTGGCTGCTCTTCTGAacttccccttcaaaataagatacaGGCTAACCAGAGACTCAAATATGActtattttttctcataaatgtacaactttattttcataataTGATGATTTTATTCTCTTAAATTAATAACTTAAATTCTGGTGATTTTTTTAACACTATTCTCAGAAATTTACAGCTTCAATTTTATAAATGTATAACTTTATTTGCATAAATTTACGCctcttttttgtatttacaaCCCCTAATCTTTGCTGACTTTTTCTCAtaaatttgtgaatttattctcataaatgtacaactttattttcattatatgCTGACTTAATTCTCTTAAATTAATGACATAAATTTCCTAATATAACAACTTTATTCCAGtgatttcttttaaattttcagaAAATTAATGGCttcaattttataatttataacTATATTTGCATACATTTACGCCTCTTTTTTGTATAAacccacctgtgttgcctccttgcccaggtcgttattgcaaatgagaattggttctcaattaactcacctggttaaataaaggttaaataaaataaataaataaacaacttaaATCTGATCGTTTTTGCCCCTTTTCTCATAATTAATGACTGTAACTTTTAACTCCAATTTTTACTTGAAATTTACAACTTAAATCTGtaatttatttcactttattggTTTAAATTTACcactttttttcctcataaATTACTGAAATTATTCTCATAAACTTACTTTATTCTTATTCATTTATGACTTTTATCTCATAAACCTTGAGATTTAATTTTTTGTGAATTTATGACTTTAGTTTCATACATTTTCTAACTTTATTATCTCACTTTTACCTATTTTTATGTGGCCCTAATACTCCATCAAAGGTGACTGTCATATTTATCCTCTCCTAACGTTAAATGTTTTACGTTACAAGAAAAGGTTTTCGCGTTTATTTACGTCAACTTTGAACATTAGATTTcttaaaaaagtatgtttttattatgagaAAATGTATGTCGTAAAATAGTTAACTTgcaaaaatgggaaaaaaatgttttaaaatgttaaagttatttattttcGTAATATGATGAccttattgttttaaatttatGACTTATAttctggggatttttttttcacactgttgTAATTAATGACTTTAAATTTTAACTCCAATTTTTACTAATCTGTAATTTTCTTTAACTTTATTAGTTTATATTTAccactttttttctcataaattcctgaattttttctcataaactaactttattcttattaatttattaatttaatttcatacatttttaactttattctcccacttttatgacttttaaacctttttttattttatcttgatCGTCAGATTCACCGTCTCATAGCGTTAAATGTTTTATGCTAAAAGAATAAgatttgaagttattttaatcAACTTTTCACGTTAGATCTTTTAAAAtagtatgtttttattatgagaAAATTAGAAAGTTAacttgaaaaatgtgaaaataatattgtttaaaaatgttagttatattttaaaactttaatgtcATAACAACACATCAGGCTATCTGTTCCATAAGTTGTGTTGTTCCATTGTGGAAAAACATCTCAAACAAACCAAATTTAGAAATGTTCAGGGGTTTGAGACTTTATATTTTATCTTGGTCAATTTTTGTCCCCAAAAGTTCCAGTTTCTCTTCCTAGAcgctttaatattttttaaatctttggcCGAGTATTTCTGTTGTCTGGTTGTTGAAATCCAGCTCACAGCTGCGGGACCTTTGGGCCGGCCCTGCATCAGCACTCTGTAATCTCAGCCTACAGACGACATCTGCAGCTGGAAAATGATGGCTTtcaattctctttttttttcttcattacaATCAGCAGGTTCAGCTCTTTGGTGTGTGTGAAAGCTgcgtcagttttttttttaagatttacagTGTTTGGTTCCTGTGCAGCCCCCGTCTCTGCTTTTTATCTCCTTTCTGAGTCACTCAGCTGAATCCAACATTTGGTAATTATTCCCACTCAAACACACCTCCCCCAGTCCGCCTCCCCCAGCCTGCCTCCCCCGTCCAAGAGCCTGAACGCCAAGGCTGAAAACTCCACATTTCCACTCAGAGGTGTGGACTACACGTACTCCTGGAGGCTGTAGCTGTCCTTGATGTCTTTAGGAGGGAGTTTTGAGGGTGACGAGTAGACCCTCTGCTCCTGGTTCTGTACCTGAGGAGGTTTCTCCTCCTTCACTTTGTCCGTCTGAAGCTTCACTGATTTCTTTTTCCTTGGTTTCGGCAGAACGTGTAACGTCTCCCGCCTCCGACAGTCGTCTCCGTACATTACAAGTCTGTCAGGGTCTGGGGGGTAAGGGTAGTCCGGTCGCCTTGATCTCTTTCCAGGACATGACATACAAAAGATGACGCCCCCAGCCAGGAGGAATCCAGCGGAGATAAACGTGACGCACAGCGCTCCTCCCGGCTGATATTTACTGCTCTCCGGCAGGTCGGTGGTGAGGAACACGGTGATGACTTCGTTGGTGAACCAGGATGCGGGGACCAGGCACAGGAGGCTGGCCAGGATGAAGCACCCCCCTGCAGCGATGGCAGTGTGCCCCTTTGCTCGATGGCTCCCCCCCCAGCGAGTACATTTAAGCCCCAGAGAGGCGAGACAGAGTCCAAACGCCGCCACCATGCAGGACAGGACCATGGCGGCCCGAGTGGTCTGCAGATACGCCGGCAGCGACAGCACAGAGTTCTTCATGGTGCAGCTGAAGACCCCCGAGCTGTACCACACGCAGTCCATCCACAGCCCCTGCATCTGCGAGATGGGGGTCATGACGCTGGACCAGGCGTTCATGCTCACCTTCCAGTTGGGCAGCAGGGTGGCCACGGTGGCCCCGAGGACGCCCAGGAGAGCCAGGGCGAACGCCAGGATCTGAATAGCCGCAGACAGCATGGCTCAGCCCCCCCTCGGGTCCCTGTTGGCGGCGGCGTCCTGGACTGGTCCTGGACGGGTCCTGACAGCAGATAATTCCTCAGCGCAGGCTTCAGTGGGctgaaaccagaggagaaaTGAGAAGTGAAGTGAGCGTGGGAGCGTGACGGACGCACAGCTGAGCCCGCTGATGGGACTCTCCTCCCTCAGTTTGGTGGTAGACGTGTGATCGCCTGCTTGAGTTACTCTGCAGCTGATGTGGTGATCATTGACACTCAATTATGtccatttaaagctgcagcGTCCCCCGGGTCTTCCTCCTCTGactgcacagagagaaaaactcaGCGGCGTGACAGAGAGAAGTTACGTCTTCTTTTATTCGACACCAACATCCTGAAAGAGTTCAAGAAAAACAACCTCAGCAGCAAATCTTGAAAGAGACCCGGAGTCCTACCTGTGCTGAGAGTCTGGCAGCGTATCCTGAAGTGATTCCTGAGGACGAGCAGAGACGAGCGTATGAATGAAAACACAGGGTGTGTGGGTTAACAGCCTCTAACTACCCCTCCGCCTGCCGTCTCCTTGGCAACTGTACATACAGTTTCATCCCATTCCCATCCTGAAAAAGATGAAGCCATCCTCTGCTTTATTTCTTTCCACTGAGCTGGAGAAACCTTGGTAGGAACAAAAAGTGACCAGTTCAGGAACCaggtttttgtgtttcctgaaggTCACCGCTCTGCTGAAGGAGCCGCAGAGCAGCGCTCTTATCTGATGAGTTGATGGCGGGGTACGACACAGTCAACGCCGCAGAAATGGTCCTCTTTGACGCCGAACCGAAAAAGGAAAATTACGGCTTTGATTGATTTCTTTGAGTGGATTCTTTCCCGGAGAGATAACAGTCGCAAGAAAGAGTTTTAAAAGCGTGTAAAGATGCGGGGAACCCTCTCCAACAGAACGGAGCATGAAGGTAAAACTCATTACAGATTATTACTGATGATATCTCAAAACGGACGACCGCCGGATGACGCCTGCTTTTAAAACAATCCACACGCACCATCAAGTCGCCATCAAGTCGCCACTTTGGTGCTGTTTTTGGTGATAAGAGCGCTGAGCCGGTCTTTGTCCCGCAGTGAGAGTCAAGGTGTCGCTCGTCATGTGACTGTGTGAAGAATCGCCCACTGCAACACGGTGATAAGCGTCCGCAGCCCGCCCGCCTACCCGCCCACCCTCCCTACCGCTCGCCTGTGATGGGACCCTGCAGTCAGTCAGTGAGTCGGTGGCAGCCTGTTATTACCATAATCCTCCAGCCCGGCTCTTATCAGCCTCAGACCTGCACAGACACGAGCAGCTTCCACCAAAAACccaacacaataaataaacacacatttcttctCCCCCTGTGGGAAAATACAACATCCACCGTCCCCACCGAGCGTCCACTCAAACATCAGCGTGCTTAAtgagtgttgttgtgttgagAGATAAACTCAGAACAAATACGAAGAAAGTGAAGACGAGTTTGTTTCCCAGCGGAGACACTCGGTGATGAGGTCATGGTGTGCGCAGGATCAGGagttactgcagctttaaaacacGCTGAATTCTAATGGAGGTACTGCAGCAACATAAACCATCATTACCTTTCAAAGAGGACACAGAGATATTAAGACcactcagtgtttttatctcaCATGAGAAGACGGTACGTTACTttagaagagaagaagagtctgAATCTCTCTGATAAATTATGTCAATCTCAGTTTAATCTAAGGTCCCTTTAAGGGGTCCCATGCCTCAGGTTGGGAACCTGATATCCAGATAAAgagagctttaaataaaaaaattaagacaTTTTTGGTTTATAGTTTCAATTTGCATCATTAAACTTGacaatttaaaggcacagtgtgtaatatataacatttattaGTATGTTTCAATTAGTGTTTTATCACCTGAATACAAAAATTAGTTTTTAAATTGCTCAttgttaaaattaaattttGTGTTGACAAAATCATCACTCCAAAcactaatgataataaaaaacaattaaacatattttatatatatttcatataaAATAGAAATCAATGAAGGTTtgctgatttaaaaatgtatttaaaaaatgttattttagtaTCTTACATTGAGCAAACTGTAGAAATAAGACAACTTTAGTTGCTATTTAAAAACAGTGTATTTTATCttaatattttatataaaaaGTACAACTTTAATGAAATTaagagagataaataaataaaatgtttcatgtaaatatgttaaaatatattttgatatatGGCATCCTTATCTGGATTTTATACTCAAGGACAAAAAATCCTGCATTTAATTTTCTCAACATTTtctaataattaaaaacaaaatcaaaaagatGTTTTTAGTTTCCAAcatattctttttttgttttattttatacttaATATTTTGAggctcttttattttattgtaggAGATGGTGttcctgtttgatttatttaaagtatatttCTTATATTTGTCTTATTTGTCTTATTTTCCTCGTGTCTTGTCAGCAGAGTtagattcattttgttttttatttatttatttgtttgtttgttgagttGCAGGTTTTTTTAACGTCCTTCATGTATTTTAATCTGAAGTCTTTTTCTCGTCTTAATTAAAGGAAAAGGATTTTTGGAAACAGGACCGACTGATCCGTCCTCAGAATATAATCCTGAGGACAAACggtaaacaaacactgactgtaACTTCTTAAATCTCAGATGTCAGAGCGTCCTTGAATGCAGCGACGGGCAGTTATTTCCTGGTTGCCCTCAGCTGCAGTCTGATTTATAATAATGAAGCCTctctataaaataaattacCTATTACACAGCTGACTAGCTCTGCTCGGTCGTGGTCCGCCTCTCTGCGggttacatttgaaatgattGTTTATGAATCCTCAGAACGTAAAGGAAATGTTGACGTGATGCTTTCAAATGTCTTTacaaaaatatggacaaaagaAACCTGACATTTAAGAAGCATTATTGTAAAACATTAATTTACAAAATGAGATTATTTTATAAACATGCTCATGAACCTGCAGGAGGTGTATGGTGTCAGTGTGATGCGTTTAAAGGCTCAGACATGTAGAAACAGCGGTATACTCCTTTAAATCCTGTACGTAATAACTCATGTTGTGTTGCTGCAGCGTTCCTGCTCCTCACATGCTGaacactttgtgtttttttttttttttacagctgctCCTGTCCGCTGGTGTGAAACGCAGCGGAGGTCTATTAGAACGAGACTCTGGAGGTTTGACTCGACGCCTGAAGGCAACACGaacgtcctgctgctgctgctgcagaggacaAAGTGACGGCGTTTAGGAACAGACGTTTCTGTTTCCACCTCGCTCTGATCACAAGAGGCTTTTACATTTATTATCTTAACCTTTTCTGTATCTTtattctgttttcctttttttagtatcatgtttttttttattcaatggaTGAAAACAGATTTGGTCTCTTTTAAATTctgttgtattattttgtttttcagcctttttctttggttttaagatctgaatgtttgttttgtttttgagtcaCAATTGTAATATATGtaataattatattatatattaaattatatCAAATTAAGAGGGCAGTTTTTAAATCACTTGCCTCA belongs to Notolabrus celidotus isolate fNotCel1 chromosome 13, fNotCel1.pri, whole genome shotgun sequence and includes:
- the LOC117824117 gene encoding claudin-20-like, with protein sequence MLSAAIQILAFALALLGVLGATVATLLPNWKVSMNAWSSVMTPISQMQGLWMDCVWYSSGVFSCTMKNSVLSLPAYLQTTRAAMVLSCMVAAFGLCLASLGLKCTRWGGSHRAKGHTAIAAGGCFILASLLCLVPASWFTNEVITVFLTTDLPESSKYQPGGALCVTFISAGFLLAGGVIFCMSCPGKRSRRPDYPYPPDPDRLVMYGDDCRRRETLHVLPKPRKKKSVKLQTDKVKEEKPPQVQNQEQRVYSSPSKLPPKDIKDSYSLQEYV